Proteins from one Pithys albifrons albifrons isolate INPA30051 chromosome 2, PitAlb_v1, whole genome shotgun sequence genomic window:
- the MERTK gene encoding tyrosine-protein kinase Mer isoform X3: protein MRTGRCALFWALLAALRLPRGEADDADQNPGVRLDLLADSHHPKHGVTTVGHWGHWSPREEPPASPLRQLKFNPTVHHIIINEHKDVTFNCSIKVPQALLRPDAPGISLWKDGRELHVLDRIASSHFEIPDEEEVSMTSTFSILGAQRSDNGSYVCKINISGVEVVSDPILVQLEGLPHFIRQPERLNVTRGSPFNLTCQAVGPPEPVRIFWFRNNIQVNQEPHISPSVLTVPGINETTLFSCEAHNSKGLTASSPGQVNIKGIPSPPVSVRVLNRTAHGIGISWEPGFDAFSAFNSCSVQVEAAAPGGNVSLLLFHTSVPPHEFHIQQLEPMESYNISVSCRNEVGWSAFGPWISASTTEGAPSVPPLNVTVSLNESSSSLEIRWVKPPLGRIHGELQGYHIWYRWQSSKGMQDVSAEVWPNSSVAVLPVVATNATCSVRVAAVTRGGVGPFSVPVEIFIPGSASGNADSFVVALGFICGTVAVGLILCLSVLIQKRCVETKYGNAFSGNDLELAVSYTAKKSYCRRAVELTLGSLGVSRELQQKLQDVVVDRNTLSLGKVLGEGEFGSVMEGRLNQPEGVPLKVAVKTMKLDNFSQREIEEFLSEAACMKDFDHPNVIKLLGVCIELSSQQVPKPMVILPFMKYGDLHSFLLRSRLEMAPQFVPLQTLVKFMVDIALGMEYLSSRNFLHRDLAARNCMLRDDMTVCVADFGLSKKIYSGDYYRQGRIAKMPVKWIAIESLADRVYTTKSDVWAFGVTMWEIATRGMTPYPGVQNHEIYEFLFHGQRLKKPEDCSDELYDIMSACWRADPAARPTFSQLKGHLEKLLENLPRAKGSGDAIYINTGVPEQSPDSTQDSGFPQADSDLEAGEASEPGSPGTEAALVAVDVHPGEPWRARYVLGEQPGSATEEPYVPLLPGSRWSQASTLPAPERPRAQSRGEDSAVPLGKV from the exons ATGCGCACCGGGCGCTGTGCGCTGTTCTGGGCGCTGCTGGCGGCCCTGCGCCTTCCCCGCGGCGAGGCCG ATGACGCTGATCAGAATCCAGGTGTGAGGCTGGATCTGTTGGCAGATTCCCACCACCCAAAGCACGGCGTGACCACCGTTGGCCACTGGGGTCACTGGAGCCCCAGGGAGGAGCCCCCAGCCAGCCCTCTGAGACAGCTGAAATTCAACCCCACGGTGCACCACATCATCATCAACGAGCACAAGGACGTCACCTTTAACTGCTCCATCAAAGTGCCTCAGGCGCTGCTCCGGCCGGATGCCCCGGGAATTTCCCTGTGGAAGGACGGGAGAGAGCTGCACGTGCTGGACCGCATTGCCAGCAGCCACTTCGAGATTCCTGATGAGGAGGAGGTGTCCATGACCTCCACCTTCAG CATCCTGGGGGCCCAGCGCTCGGATAACGGCTCCTACGTCTGCAAAATCAACATCTCCGGCGTGGAGGTGGTGTCGGATCCCATCCTGGTGCAGCTGGAAg GCCTCCCACACTTCATCCGCCAGCCAGAGAGGCTGAATGTCACCAGGGGCAGCCCCTTCAACCTCACGTGCCAGGCCGTGGGCCCCCCGGAGCCCGTGCGCATCTTCTGGTTCCGCAACAACATCCAGGTCAACCAGGAGCCACACATCTCCCCATCAGTCCTGACCGTGCCAG gaatcaATGAAACGACGCTGTTCAGCTGCGAGGCACACAACAGCAAAGGGCTCACggcctccagccctggccagGTCAACATCAAAG GAATCCCATCCCCACCTGTCAGCGTGCGTGTCCTCAACAGGACAGCCCACGGCATCGGGATATCCTGGGAGCCTGGCTTTGATGCCTTCTCTGCCTTCAACAGCTGCAGTGTCCAG GTcgaggcagctgctccaggaggcaATGTGTCCCTCCTGCTGTTCCACACCTCGGTGCCTCCCCACGAGTTCCACAtccagcagctggagcccaTGGAGAGCTACAACATCAGCGTTTCCTGCCGGAACGAGGTCGGCTGGTCGGCATTTGGCCCTTGGATCTCTGCCAGCACCACCGAGGGAG CTCCGAGCGTGCCGCCGCTCAACGTCACCGTGTCCCTCAATGAATCCAGCTCCTCGCTGGAGATCCGATGGGTGAAGCCACCCCTGGGGAGGATCCATGGGGAGCTCCAGGGCTATCACATCTGGTACAGGTGGCAGAGCTCCAAGGGCATG caGGACGTCTCTGCCGAGGTGTGGCCGAACTCCAGTGTGGCCGTGCTGCCCGTGGTGGCCACCAACGCCACCTGCTCTGTCCGCGTGGCTGCCGTCACCAGGGGCGGGGTGGGACCCTTCAGTGTGCCCGTGGAGATCTTCATCCCTGGCAGTG CCTCTGGGAATGCCGACTCCTTCGTGGTGGCCCTGGGCTTTATCTGCGGCACCGTGGCCGTGGGGCTCATCCTCTGCCTGTCCGTGCTCATCCAGAAACGATGTGTGGAAACAAAATATGG GAATGCTTTCAGTGGGAATGATTTGGAGCTGGCAGTGAGCTACACGGCCAAGAAGTCCTACTGCCGGAGAGCTGTGGAACTCACGC TGGGAAGCCTGGGAGTCAGCAGGGAACtccagcagaagctgcaggatgTTGTCGTGGACAGAAACACCCTGAGCCTGGGAAAGGTCCTGGGAGAGG GGGAGTTTGGATCAGTGATGGAGGGACGCCTGAACCAGCCCGAAGGTGTCCCACTGAAGGTGGCTGTGAAGACCATGAAGT TGGATAACTTTTCCCAGAGGGAGATAGAGGAGTTCCTCAGTGAAGCAGCGTGCATGAAGGACTTTGACCATCCCAATGTTATCAAGCTTCTGG GAGTGTGCATCGagctgagctcccagcaggtCCCCAAGCCCATGGTGATCCTCCCGTTCATGAAATACGGGGACCTGCACAGCTTCCTGCTCCGCTCCCGGCTGGAGATGGCCCCCCAG tttGTGCCCCTGCAGACGCTGGTGAAGTTCATGGTGGACATTGCCCTGGGGATGGAATACCTGAGCAGTCGGAACTTTCTCCACAGGGACTTGGCAGCCCGAAACTGCAT GTTGCGGGATGACATGACGGTGTGTGTGGCAGACTTTGGGCTCTCCAAGAAGATCTACAGTGGGGATTACTATCGGCAGGGCCGCATAGCCAAGATGCCAGTCAAGTGGATCGCCATCGAGTCCCTGGCTGACCGTGTCTACACCACCAAGAGCGACGTG TGGGCATTCGGCGTCACGATGTGGGAGATCGCGACGCGCGGGATGACGCCCTACCCAGGGGTGCAGAACCACGAGATCTACGAGTTCCTCTTCCACGGGCAGCGCCTCAAAAAGCCTGAGGATTGCTCAGATGAACT GTATGACATCATGTCTGCGTGCTGGAGAGCCGACCCTGCCGCCCGCCCCACCTTCTCTCAGCTCAAGGGCcacctggagaagctgctggagaaCCTGCCCCGCGCCAAGGGCTCCGGGGACGCCATTTACATCAACACCGGCGTGCCGGAGCAGAGCCCGGACTCCACGCAGGATTCGGGCTTCCCACAGGCGGACTCTGACCTGGAGGCAGGCGAGGCATCAGAGCCCGGCTCGCCCGGCACGGAGGCGGCGCTGGTGGCTGTGGATGTGCATCCCGGCGAGCCGTGGCGGGCGCGGTACgtgctgggggagcagccaggcagtgccaccGAGGAGCCCTACGTGCCGCTGCTGCCCGGCAGCCGCTGGAGCCAGGCCAGCACTCTGCCAGCGCCGGAGCGGCCGCGTGCCCAGAGCCGCGGCGAGGACTCGGCAGTGCCGCTGGGAAAGGTGTGA
- the MERTK gene encoding tyrosine-protein kinase Mer isoform X1, with protein sequence MRTGRCALFWALLAALRLPRGEADDADQNPGVRLDLLADSHHPKHGVTTVGHWGHWSPREEPPASPLRQLKFNPTVHHIIINEHKDVTFNCSIKVPQALLRPDAPGISLWKDGRELHVLDRIASSHFEIPDEEEVSMTSTFSILGAQRSDNGSYVCKINISGVEVVSDPILVQLEGLPHFIRQPERLNVTRGSPFNLTCQAVGPPEPVRIFWFRNNIQVNQEPHISPSVLTVPGINETTLFSCEAHNSKGLTASSPGQVNIKGIPSPPVSVRVLNRTAHGIGISWEPGFDAFSAFNSCSVQVEAAAPGGNVSLLLFHTSVPPHEFHIQQLEPMESYNISVSCRNEVGWSAFGPWISASTTEGAPSVPPLNVTVSLNESSSSLEIRWVKPPLGRIHGELQGYHIWYRWQSSKGMQDVSAEVWPNSSVAVLPVVATNATCSVRVAAVTRGGVGPFSVPVEIFIPGSGLITSAPSSTPASGNADSFVVALGFICGTVAVGLILCLSVLIQKRCVETKYGNAFSGNDLELAVSYTAKKSYCRRAVELTLGSLGVSRELQQKLQDVVVDRNTLSLGKVLGEGEFGSVMEGRLNQPEGVPLKVAVKTMKLDNFSQREIEEFLSEAACMKDFDHPNVIKLLGVCIELSSQQVPKPMVILPFMKYGDLHSFLLRSRLEMAPQFVPLQTLVKFMVDIALGMEYLSSRNFLHRDLAARNCMLRDDMTVCVADFGLSKKIYSGDYYRQGRIAKMPVKWIAIESLADRVYTTKSDVWAFGVTMWEIATRGMTPYPGVQNHEIYEFLFHGQRLKKPEDCSDELYDIMSACWRADPAARPTFSQLKGHLEKLLENLPRAKGSGDAIYINTGVPEQSPDSTQDSGFPQADSDLEAGEASEPGSPGTEAALVAVDVHPGEPWRARYVLGEQPGSATEEPYVPLLPGSRWSQASTLPAPERPRAQSRGEDSAVPLGKV encoded by the exons ATGCGCACCGGGCGCTGTGCGCTGTTCTGGGCGCTGCTGGCGGCCCTGCGCCTTCCCCGCGGCGAGGCCG ATGACGCTGATCAGAATCCAGGTGTGAGGCTGGATCTGTTGGCAGATTCCCACCACCCAAAGCACGGCGTGACCACCGTTGGCCACTGGGGTCACTGGAGCCCCAGGGAGGAGCCCCCAGCCAGCCCTCTGAGACAGCTGAAATTCAACCCCACGGTGCACCACATCATCATCAACGAGCACAAGGACGTCACCTTTAACTGCTCCATCAAAGTGCCTCAGGCGCTGCTCCGGCCGGATGCCCCGGGAATTTCCCTGTGGAAGGACGGGAGAGAGCTGCACGTGCTGGACCGCATTGCCAGCAGCCACTTCGAGATTCCTGATGAGGAGGAGGTGTCCATGACCTCCACCTTCAG CATCCTGGGGGCCCAGCGCTCGGATAACGGCTCCTACGTCTGCAAAATCAACATCTCCGGCGTGGAGGTGGTGTCGGATCCCATCCTGGTGCAGCTGGAAg GCCTCCCACACTTCATCCGCCAGCCAGAGAGGCTGAATGTCACCAGGGGCAGCCCCTTCAACCTCACGTGCCAGGCCGTGGGCCCCCCGGAGCCCGTGCGCATCTTCTGGTTCCGCAACAACATCCAGGTCAACCAGGAGCCACACATCTCCCCATCAGTCCTGACCGTGCCAG gaatcaATGAAACGACGCTGTTCAGCTGCGAGGCACACAACAGCAAAGGGCTCACggcctccagccctggccagGTCAACATCAAAG GAATCCCATCCCCACCTGTCAGCGTGCGTGTCCTCAACAGGACAGCCCACGGCATCGGGATATCCTGGGAGCCTGGCTTTGATGCCTTCTCTGCCTTCAACAGCTGCAGTGTCCAG GTcgaggcagctgctccaggaggcaATGTGTCCCTCCTGCTGTTCCACACCTCGGTGCCTCCCCACGAGTTCCACAtccagcagctggagcccaTGGAGAGCTACAACATCAGCGTTTCCTGCCGGAACGAGGTCGGCTGGTCGGCATTTGGCCCTTGGATCTCTGCCAGCACCACCGAGGGAG CTCCGAGCGTGCCGCCGCTCAACGTCACCGTGTCCCTCAATGAATCCAGCTCCTCGCTGGAGATCCGATGGGTGAAGCCACCCCTGGGGAGGATCCATGGGGAGCTCCAGGGCTATCACATCTGGTACAGGTGGCAGAGCTCCAAGGGCATG caGGACGTCTCTGCCGAGGTGTGGCCGAACTCCAGTGTGGCCGTGCTGCCCGTGGTGGCCACCAACGCCACCTGCTCTGTCCGCGTGGCTGCCGTCACCAGGGGCGGGGTGGGACCCTTCAGTGTGCCCGTGGAGATCTTCATCCCTGGCAGTG GATTAATAACCTCAGCCCCCTCTTCGACTCCAGCCTCTGGGAATGCCGACTCCTTCGTGGTGGCCCTGGGCTTTATCTGCGGCACCGTGGCCGTGGGGCTCATCCTCTGCCTGTCCGTGCTCATCCAGAAACGATGTGTGGAAACAAAATATGG GAATGCTTTCAGTGGGAATGATTTGGAGCTGGCAGTGAGCTACACGGCCAAGAAGTCCTACTGCCGGAGAGCTGTGGAACTCACGC TGGGAAGCCTGGGAGTCAGCAGGGAACtccagcagaagctgcaggatgTTGTCGTGGACAGAAACACCCTGAGCCTGGGAAAGGTCCTGGGAGAGG GGGAGTTTGGATCAGTGATGGAGGGACGCCTGAACCAGCCCGAAGGTGTCCCACTGAAGGTGGCTGTGAAGACCATGAAGT TGGATAACTTTTCCCAGAGGGAGATAGAGGAGTTCCTCAGTGAAGCAGCGTGCATGAAGGACTTTGACCATCCCAATGTTATCAAGCTTCTGG GAGTGTGCATCGagctgagctcccagcaggtCCCCAAGCCCATGGTGATCCTCCCGTTCATGAAATACGGGGACCTGCACAGCTTCCTGCTCCGCTCCCGGCTGGAGATGGCCCCCCAG tttGTGCCCCTGCAGACGCTGGTGAAGTTCATGGTGGACATTGCCCTGGGGATGGAATACCTGAGCAGTCGGAACTTTCTCCACAGGGACTTGGCAGCCCGAAACTGCAT GTTGCGGGATGACATGACGGTGTGTGTGGCAGACTTTGGGCTCTCCAAGAAGATCTACAGTGGGGATTACTATCGGCAGGGCCGCATAGCCAAGATGCCAGTCAAGTGGATCGCCATCGAGTCCCTGGCTGACCGTGTCTACACCACCAAGAGCGACGTG TGGGCATTCGGCGTCACGATGTGGGAGATCGCGACGCGCGGGATGACGCCCTACCCAGGGGTGCAGAACCACGAGATCTACGAGTTCCTCTTCCACGGGCAGCGCCTCAAAAAGCCTGAGGATTGCTCAGATGAACT GTATGACATCATGTCTGCGTGCTGGAGAGCCGACCCTGCCGCCCGCCCCACCTTCTCTCAGCTCAAGGGCcacctggagaagctgctggagaaCCTGCCCCGCGCCAAGGGCTCCGGGGACGCCATTTACATCAACACCGGCGTGCCGGAGCAGAGCCCGGACTCCACGCAGGATTCGGGCTTCCCACAGGCGGACTCTGACCTGGAGGCAGGCGAGGCATCAGAGCCCGGCTCGCCCGGCACGGAGGCGGCGCTGGTGGCTGTGGATGTGCATCCCGGCGAGCCGTGGCGGGCGCGGTACgtgctgggggagcagccaggcagtgccaccGAGGAGCCCTACGTGCCGCTGCTGCCCGGCAGCCGCTGGAGCCAGGCCAGCACTCTGCCAGCGCCGGAGCGGCCGCGTGCCCAGAGCCGCGGCGAGGACTCGGCAGTGCCGCTGGGAAAGGTGTGA
- the MERTK gene encoding tyrosine-protein kinase Mer isoform X2: MRTGRCALFWALLAALRLPRGEADDADQNPGVRLDLLADSHHPKHGVTTVGHWGHWSPREEPPASPLRQLKFNPTVHHIIINEHKDVTFNCSIKVPQALLRPDAPGISLWKDGRELHVLDRIASSHFEIPDEEEVSMTSTFSILGAQRSDNGSYVCKINISGVEVVSDPILVQLEGLPHFIRQPERLNVTRGSPFNLTCQAVGPPEPVRIFWFRNNIQVNQEPHISPSVLTVPGINETTLFSCEAHNSKGLTASSPGQVNIKGIPSPPVSVRVLNRTAHGIGISWEPGFDAFSAFNSCSVQVEAAAPGGNVSLLLFHTSVPPHEFHIQQLEPMESYNISVSCRNEVGWSAFGPWISASTTEGAPSVPPLNVTVSLNESSSSLEIRWVKPPLGRIHGELQGYHIWYRWQSSKGMDVSAEVWPNSSVAVLPVVATNATCSVRVAAVTRGGVGPFSVPVEIFIPGSGLITSAPSSTPASGNADSFVVALGFICGTVAVGLILCLSVLIQKRCVETKYGNAFSGNDLELAVSYTAKKSYCRRAVELTLGSLGVSRELQQKLQDVVVDRNTLSLGKVLGEGEFGSVMEGRLNQPEGVPLKVAVKTMKLDNFSQREIEEFLSEAACMKDFDHPNVIKLLGVCIELSSQQVPKPMVILPFMKYGDLHSFLLRSRLEMAPQFVPLQTLVKFMVDIALGMEYLSSRNFLHRDLAARNCMLRDDMTVCVADFGLSKKIYSGDYYRQGRIAKMPVKWIAIESLADRVYTTKSDVWAFGVTMWEIATRGMTPYPGVQNHEIYEFLFHGQRLKKPEDCSDELYDIMSACWRADPAARPTFSQLKGHLEKLLENLPRAKGSGDAIYINTGVPEQSPDSTQDSGFPQADSDLEAGEASEPGSPGTEAALVAVDVHPGEPWRARYVLGEQPGSATEEPYVPLLPGSRWSQASTLPAPERPRAQSRGEDSAVPLGKV; encoded by the exons ATGCGCACCGGGCGCTGTGCGCTGTTCTGGGCGCTGCTGGCGGCCCTGCGCCTTCCCCGCGGCGAGGCCG ATGACGCTGATCAGAATCCAGGTGTGAGGCTGGATCTGTTGGCAGATTCCCACCACCCAAAGCACGGCGTGACCACCGTTGGCCACTGGGGTCACTGGAGCCCCAGGGAGGAGCCCCCAGCCAGCCCTCTGAGACAGCTGAAATTCAACCCCACGGTGCACCACATCATCATCAACGAGCACAAGGACGTCACCTTTAACTGCTCCATCAAAGTGCCTCAGGCGCTGCTCCGGCCGGATGCCCCGGGAATTTCCCTGTGGAAGGACGGGAGAGAGCTGCACGTGCTGGACCGCATTGCCAGCAGCCACTTCGAGATTCCTGATGAGGAGGAGGTGTCCATGACCTCCACCTTCAG CATCCTGGGGGCCCAGCGCTCGGATAACGGCTCCTACGTCTGCAAAATCAACATCTCCGGCGTGGAGGTGGTGTCGGATCCCATCCTGGTGCAGCTGGAAg GCCTCCCACACTTCATCCGCCAGCCAGAGAGGCTGAATGTCACCAGGGGCAGCCCCTTCAACCTCACGTGCCAGGCCGTGGGCCCCCCGGAGCCCGTGCGCATCTTCTGGTTCCGCAACAACATCCAGGTCAACCAGGAGCCACACATCTCCCCATCAGTCCTGACCGTGCCAG gaatcaATGAAACGACGCTGTTCAGCTGCGAGGCACACAACAGCAAAGGGCTCACggcctccagccctggccagGTCAACATCAAAG GAATCCCATCCCCACCTGTCAGCGTGCGTGTCCTCAACAGGACAGCCCACGGCATCGGGATATCCTGGGAGCCTGGCTTTGATGCCTTCTCTGCCTTCAACAGCTGCAGTGTCCAG GTcgaggcagctgctccaggaggcaATGTGTCCCTCCTGCTGTTCCACACCTCGGTGCCTCCCCACGAGTTCCACAtccagcagctggagcccaTGGAGAGCTACAACATCAGCGTTTCCTGCCGGAACGAGGTCGGCTGGTCGGCATTTGGCCCTTGGATCTCTGCCAGCACCACCGAGGGAG CTCCGAGCGTGCCGCCGCTCAACGTCACCGTGTCCCTCAATGAATCCAGCTCCTCGCTGGAGATCCGATGGGTGAAGCCACCCCTGGGGAGGATCCATGGGGAGCTCCAGGGCTATCACATCTGGTACAGGTGGCAGAGCTCCAAGGGCATG GACGTCTCTGCCGAGGTGTGGCCGAACTCCAGTGTGGCCGTGCTGCCCGTGGTGGCCACCAACGCCACCTGCTCTGTCCGCGTGGCTGCCGTCACCAGGGGCGGGGTGGGACCCTTCAGTGTGCCCGTGGAGATCTTCATCCCTGGCAGTG GATTAATAACCTCAGCCCCCTCTTCGACTCCAGCCTCTGGGAATGCCGACTCCTTCGTGGTGGCCCTGGGCTTTATCTGCGGCACCGTGGCCGTGGGGCTCATCCTCTGCCTGTCCGTGCTCATCCAGAAACGATGTGTGGAAACAAAATATGG GAATGCTTTCAGTGGGAATGATTTGGAGCTGGCAGTGAGCTACACGGCCAAGAAGTCCTACTGCCGGAGAGCTGTGGAACTCACGC TGGGAAGCCTGGGAGTCAGCAGGGAACtccagcagaagctgcaggatgTTGTCGTGGACAGAAACACCCTGAGCCTGGGAAAGGTCCTGGGAGAGG GGGAGTTTGGATCAGTGATGGAGGGACGCCTGAACCAGCCCGAAGGTGTCCCACTGAAGGTGGCTGTGAAGACCATGAAGT TGGATAACTTTTCCCAGAGGGAGATAGAGGAGTTCCTCAGTGAAGCAGCGTGCATGAAGGACTTTGACCATCCCAATGTTATCAAGCTTCTGG GAGTGTGCATCGagctgagctcccagcaggtCCCCAAGCCCATGGTGATCCTCCCGTTCATGAAATACGGGGACCTGCACAGCTTCCTGCTCCGCTCCCGGCTGGAGATGGCCCCCCAG tttGTGCCCCTGCAGACGCTGGTGAAGTTCATGGTGGACATTGCCCTGGGGATGGAATACCTGAGCAGTCGGAACTTTCTCCACAGGGACTTGGCAGCCCGAAACTGCAT GTTGCGGGATGACATGACGGTGTGTGTGGCAGACTTTGGGCTCTCCAAGAAGATCTACAGTGGGGATTACTATCGGCAGGGCCGCATAGCCAAGATGCCAGTCAAGTGGATCGCCATCGAGTCCCTGGCTGACCGTGTCTACACCACCAAGAGCGACGTG TGGGCATTCGGCGTCACGATGTGGGAGATCGCGACGCGCGGGATGACGCCCTACCCAGGGGTGCAGAACCACGAGATCTACGAGTTCCTCTTCCACGGGCAGCGCCTCAAAAAGCCTGAGGATTGCTCAGATGAACT GTATGACATCATGTCTGCGTGCTGGAGAGCCGACCCTGCCGCCCGCCCCACCTTCTCTCAGCTCAAGGGCcacctggagaagctgctggagaaCCTGCCCCGCGCCAAGGGCTCCGGGGACGCCATTTACATCAACACCGGCGTGCCGGAGCAGAGCCCGGACTCCACGCAGGATTCGGGCTTCCCACAGGCGGACTCTGACCTGGAGGCAGGCGAGGCATCAGAGCCCGGCTCGCCCGGCACGGAGGCGGCGCTGGTGGCTGTGGATGTGCATCCCGGCGAGCCGTGGCGGGCGCGGTACgtgctgggggagcagccaggcagtgccaccGAGGAGCCCTACGTGCCGCTGCTGCCCGGCAGCCGCTGGAGCCAGGCCAGCACTCTGCCAGCGCCGGAGCGGCCGCGTGCCCAGAGCCGCGGCGAGGACTCGGCAGTGCCGCTGGGAAAGGTGTGA